cttaaTACGACAAATTGACCCACAAACTTTAATCGCTTAAACCTTTTTGAGACAACGCTCTTTTTAGTCGCCCTTGATAGTTGAGTTGAGATTTTCCATGTGACTATGTTTCTTAATAAACAAGACcacatatttaaattttatatgatAAACTAATATTATTGGGTATTTTTGGTATGTGCGAGAGTTGTTTTTACAAATCGCAAATACATTTGCGGCCCATGACGAATACTCCAAGAATGACAAGACGCTCTCGGTCGGCCAATGATggtaaaaaacaaaataattcgacgataattatttgttttatcaaATCACTTATTATAATTTCAAACCAGAAATAAATAAGTGGCTCATACTAGCTAACTAGCACACAACAAATTAAAAACCTACTCTTGCAATTTGCAATGAATTGGCTATTGCAATGTTTTAGCAATAATGAGAAGCAACTGAACGAATGTATAGGCCCTAGCACTGGCTTGTGTCAATTGAGGTGGCTCGTTTGCTCCAAATTCATCGCTGCATGTATTAACATCAGTTAGAGCTGCCGATCCTTTGATTCGTAGTGTACCGATGCTACCCATATCTTGCTTCGGTATCAACGGCTTGCATTCATTCAATGTGTCCACAGCATCGCCGAAGACTTCGATGCATGTGTCAATTATTCCTTTGTTGCCGGGATTGGACACTGACTTGGCCACGTCTATCGAGGCTTGTGTGGCCGATACTGCATTTTCAAGCGCGATCTCAGCCAGTCCTCGAGCATTTGCTCCACTGGACCGAGGGTCGGATCTTAAAACTTGAACGCATAGAGAGGGATTGTTGGATttggcgcaaaaatcacctatCAAATCAGCTTGGCATTGACTTAATATTGCTAGACAAACAAAGATTATGGTCAAGTAAGACATCTTTTGTATTTCTCTATGTGTATTTCAACTTTCAAACCTTATAATTGACAATTTTATAAAGTTATAGAATTGATCAAAATTTGACAATACATCATTAATTTTATGGCAGTTTGTCATTCCCTAAAAAAGGCCATGTGAAATTATTTAGACATAATACTTTTTGTTCTTTTAATTGAGGAGAGAAATTTAAAGTATGAATAgattcaattttgattttatggTAATTTGTCATTCCCTAAAAAAGGCAATGTGAAATTATTTAGAAATAATACTTTTGTCCTTTTAATTGAGGAGAGAAATTTAAAGTATGAATAgattcaattttgattttatggCAATTTGTCATTCGCTAAAAAAGGCAATGTGAAATTATTTAGAAATAATACTTTTTGTCCTTTTAATTGAGGAGAGAAATTTAAAGTATGGATAGATTCAATTTTGATATTATGGCAATTTGTCATTCCCTAAAAAAGGCAATGTGAAATTATTTAGAAATAATACTTTTTGTCCTTTTAATTGAGGAGAGAAATTTAAAGTATGAATAGATTCAATTTAATATCCCTTCCCTATTCAGCAACTGATTCAATTTATTTCAAGAATGATAATATTATACGATTATTAATAGCGTTCTTAAGCATTACTTCGATTAGT
This DNA window, taken from Salvia splendens isolate huo1 chromosome 18, SspV2, whole genome shotgun sequence, encodes the following:
- the LOC121776897 gene encoding pectinesterase inhibitor-like is translated as MSYLTIIFVCLAILSQCQADLIGDFCAKSNNPSLCVQVLRSDPRSSGANARGLAEIALENAVSATQASIDVAKSVSNPGNKGIIDTCIEVFGDAVDTLNECKPLIPKQDMGSIGTLRIKGSAALTDVNTCSDEFGANEPPQLTQASARAYTFVQLLLIIAKTLQ